One genomic segment of Mytilus trossulus isolate FHL-02 chromosome 4, PNRI_Mtr1.1.1.hap1, whole genome shotgun sequence includes these proteins:
- the LOC134714975 gene encoding O-phosphoseryl-tRNA(Sec) selenium transferase-like, whose product MDDQCYDLCTKLVSQSYIQQGKQAKLVHQKRIKHLLQHRKIPEDGWTDQTIELLLQELSVMDSNNFPDNCGVGEREARIFSTLVATRHYRFGHGIGRSGEITAIQPKAAGSSVMMKLTNSLMLDVIKISGIQSAASCFIVPMATGMSLSLCMLTFKQSRPNAKYVIWPRIDQKSCIKSMITSGFEPVVIENCMEGDELRTNLTAVVEKIEELGPDNILCVMTTTSCFAPRVPDRIEEISEICKKFEVPHLINNAYGLQCTKCTHLIQQASRKGRVDAFVQSTDKNFMVPVGGSIIAGFDAKLIESISKAYPGRASATPTMDMFITFLSMGSQKYKDLLKERKENYQYLASKLSEVASKHGERLLQTHHNGISMGMSLSSIIVKEDKDVTEIGSMLFTRFVSGTRVISNSSTDSTINGLKITNFGAHCDKYNCPYLTAAASIGMTRTDVDTFITRLDKVLKKYKSSVGSDVLSVEEKTSNDIP is encoded by the exons ATGGATGACCAGTGCTATGATCTGTGTACCAAGTTAGTATCACAAAGTTACATACAACAAGGAAAGCAGGCAAAATTAGTCCACCAGAAAAGGATTAAACATCTTCTTCAACAT agaaagataccagaggatgGATGGACAGATCAGACAATTGAGTTATTGTTACAAGAGTTGTCTGTCATGGATAGTAATAATTTCCCAGATAATTGTGGAGTTGGGGAAAGAGAGGCCAGAATATTTTCCACTTTAGTTGCAACCAGACATTACAG atTTGGTCATGGAATTGGTAGATCAGGGGAGATAACTGCTATTCAGCCAAAAGCTGCTGGTTCTAGTGTAATGATGAAACTAACCAACAGTCTGATGTTAGATGTCATCAAAATATCAG GAATTCAGTCAGCAGCATCCTGTTTTATTGTTCCCATGGCAACTGGAATGAGTTTATCTTTGTGTATGTTGACCTTTAAACAGTCAAGGCCAAATGCCAAGTATGTGATATGGCCAAGAATAGATCAGAAATCCTGTATAAAGTCTATGATAACATCAG GGTTTGAGCCTGTAGTGATAGAGAATTGTATGGAAGGTGATGAACTGAGAACCAACCTGACAGCAGTGGTAGAAAAAATAGAAGAACTAGGTCCagacaatattttatgtgtcATGACAACTACTAGCTGTTTTGCTCCAAGGGTCCCAGATAG aaTAGAAGAAATATCTGAGATTTGTAAGAAATTTGAAGTTCCACATCTTATAAACAATGCTTATGGTTTACAATGTACAAAGTGTACACACCTAATACAACAA gcAAGTAGAAAAGGTAGAGTTGATGCTTTTGTTCAGAGCACAGATAAAAATTTCATGGTTCCAGTCGGAGGATCAATTATAGCAGGGTTTGATGCTAAATTAATAGAAAGTATCAGCAAAGCTTATCCAG GAAGAGCATCAGCAACACCAACTATGGACATGTTTATAACCTTTTTAAGTATGGGCAGTCAGAAATACAAAGATTTACTGAAGGAGAGGAAAGAAAACTACCAATATCTGGCATCAAAATTATCTGAAGTAGCATCAAAACATGGAGAGAGACTTCTACAAACTCATCATAATGGAATTTCAATGG gaATGAGTTTGTCATCAATAATTGTTAAAGAAGATAAAGATGTGACAGAAATAGGGTCCATGCTGTTTACAAGATTTGTATCTGGGACTAG aGTTATAAGCAATTCTTCTACAGACTCAACAATTAACGGACTGAAAATAACCAACTTCGGAGCCCATTGTGATAAATATAACTGTCCATACCTAACTGCAGCAGCCTCTATCGGAATGACCAGGACTGATGTAGATACATTTATAACAAGACTCGATAAAgtgctaaaaaaatataagtcatcTGTTGGCTCTGATGTCCTGTCTGTAGAGGAAAAAACATCCAATGATATTCCATGA